The Candidatus Atribacteria bacterium region AGATCTGGCCGTGACTGGGTGCAATAGTTTTAATCTCCAATTCGTTTAATCTCTCTAAATGCTTTTTGATATTGTTACGGAAAGGCATCATGATCTCTGCATAATAACGTTTGGCAGAAAAATAAACTCTGGGTTCATCATCCACCCATAAATTACTCTCGGCAAGATGTGCTCCGAATAAGTCACAGCTGAACAAAATTTTATCTTCTTCCAAATAAGTTAACATGGTTTCCGGCCAATGTACCCAGGGAGCAATGATAAATCTCAGCGTTTTTTCCCCTAAATCGAGAGTGTCATTATCTTTTACGGTTATTACCCGATCTTCCGTCACAAAAAGATGATCTTTTAACATGTTTTTGCATTTCTCATTGGTTACCACTTTTGCTTCTGGATACATTTCCAATAATAGAGGAGCAGCCCCGGAATGGTCTTGTTCAGCATGATTTACCACGATATAGTCCAGATGCTCTATCTCCAGATCATCCAAATTGTCTAATAAATCATCTTCTTTGGTCGGGTCTACCGTATCGATTAAAGCTGTTTTCTCTTGCCCTTTTATTAGATAAGCATTATAACTGGTACCCTCGGGAAGGGGAATGAGTTCATCAAATAGCCTTCTATCCCAATCAATTGCTCCTACCCAGTAAATATCTTTTTTTATCTTTTTTACCGCCATTTCTAATTCACCTCTTCAAATTCATCTTTACTGGCACCACATACCGGGCATACCCAATCATCAGGCAGGTCTTCAAAGGGAGTTCCTGGATTTACTCCTGATTCAGGATCTCCTTTTTCAGATTCATAAATATATCCACAAACGGTACATTTAAATTTAGACATTTTTTTAAACTCCTTTCTTTCTGTATTTATTTTTTCCCTCGATTTTTCCTCTTTAGGAATATAAGTAGGTGCATTCTTGGGAGAAACGCCTTTCTGCACCTGATGGTAATAATCATAAGTCAATGGTTTCCCTGGTTTAATATTCTCTGCTTCCACCACTTTCCCGATAAACAGGGTATGAGTTCCCGCATCCATTTCCCCTATTACCTCTGTCTCGATATAAGCCAAGGTATTTTCCATAACTATGGGCGAACCGCTTCTCCCTATCTTATAGTCTACTCCCTTAAATTTGTCTTCATCTCTTCCTGATTTAAAACCAAATCTTCCGATAAATTTCATATCAGTGTCCTGTTCTAATACCGAAACGGCAAAGACCCTACTTTTGGTAATAAATTCATGGGTTAAATTTTTTTTATTAATGCAAACTGCTATAGTAGCCGGTTCGGAAGTAGTCTGAAAAACTGTATTGGCAATCTGTCCATTGATACGATTCTCTTTTTTTGAACTGACTATATAAATACCATAACTAATATTGTAAAGTGCTTTTAAATCCATTTTCTTGTTCCCTCTTTAAAAAATTAAAATTTTAAATGAAAAAAGGTGTAGTAGGGACGTATCGCGATACGTCCCTACAATCCCCGTATTATTTGCCTTCTGTATGTTCCCATAAACCATGGACATTGCAATATTCTCTAATCTTTTTCAATCCTTCCACATCTTTAAAGAAGGATTCCGGTTTATCCCCGGGTTTCAAATATTTTCGGGAAGTACCTTTCTCAGTAACCACCTGGATCCATTCGATATAATGTTTCTCTTCCATAGGATGTAGAGTTGAGCCGATTATCGCCTTAATCCCGGAAGGAATTTTCTCCATCACCGGTACATGTTTTTCGGTCGTCTGATCAGCAGTCTGTTCTTTCATCAACTTCATTTCCTGTCCGCAACAGACTAAAGCTCCTTTCCCCTCATGCAGCACCTCAACAATGTTTCCGCAAACCTCACACTTATAGATCTCTAATTTCTTAGTCATTTACCTTTACCTCCTTTTTTGTTATAGACGCTATGGTTATGGATTTTAATTTTTCCTTAACCTCCTGTTCTATCTCGTCTATCTTTTTCTTTAAAAGACAATCGTTGATAAAAGGACAATCGTTTTTTTTAAATTTATGTTCATTTAATCTTATCGATCCCTGAAATATTTTCATGATATCAAATAGGGTTATTTTCTCGGGAGACGCAGCCAAAGCAAAACCTCCGCCCTTGCCCTTAGATGAATTAAGTAACCCTTCTTTGTTTAAAGTTTGTAGTATTTTTCTCAAAAAGGGGCGGGGCATCTCCAATGATGCCACTAATTGGTCACCGGAGATGACTTCTTGTTTTTGTTCGGTAATATAACAAAGCGCCCTTACCGCGTAATCGGTGTTTCTGGTAATAAACTTCACTTATCCATCACCCTTTGCTTGTTTGATAAAAACGCCTCTTATTATAACTCTCTCTTTCACTTTTATTATGATACTATAATTGTATCTTTTTGTCAATCTGTGGTTTGAAAATGATTTTCAACCAAAAAAGCCCCCTTACTCTTATCAGTAAGGGAGCTTTTTTCATTCATTAAAATTAATTATTTTTTTGATAGTTTAAAAATTTATTCGGCTGATAATGTTTTTACTCTTTCTACAATCTCCATTATCTGGTAAGGCGAAAAACGATATTCTCCCCTTAAATCATCTATAGTATTGTTAAGAGTATAGGTTTTAGTAAGTTTAAATTCATTCTTAATTCCCTCTAATAATTGATTGGCATCTACCCCCCAAAGATTAGCAATCTTGGCAATGGTCATAGTCTTCATTTCCATTCCACTTATATGAACTTGTAATCCAGAAATATTATCTGTAGAATTTCTTCTCCAACCATTCCCCTGGGGTACACCCTCACAGGTACCATCACATTCTTCCTCACAATTATGCAGTACATAATCCGTATCCTGTCCGTTGGGGATACCATCTCCATCCTCATCGGGTGCATTTTTATTATTCCCCATTTTAGCATTAATTCCATTATTTGGGCTCCCTATACAGTCTGCACAATTTTGGTTTTGCCCCTGGAAAGAGTTCCCCTTTCCTTTTAATCCATTACCGTCCGCTAAAACCAAAGCGGCGAAAATTCCTACTGCCAGCGCGATGATCAGCAAGATAGTTCCTGTTTTTAAAATTCTTCTACTTATCATTCTGTTCGTTCCTCCTTAAAATTTTTGTTGACAATTTTTTTGTCATTCACTTATTTATACGTGAAAGGGAGGAACTTTCTTTCATTGCCGAAAAAATATTTTTTAAAAAATCAGTCTCTTACTTTCGGGCTGATTATATAGTTTCCTTCCAAACCTGCTCTATTCTATTATAATGTTCCCCGGTAGCCACGGCTAAATCAAGTAAAACTTGTTTAATTTCTCGGCAATCAGGCTCAAAGACTTCGAAAAATTTCTTCTCTATCAAGCCACTTTCGATGTCTCGAGCCACTGATAAAGCATATTTATTTGATATTTTATTGTTTTGCGCTTCAGCTATTTGATTTTTAATGTATTCCAGTGATGTTCTTATCGCTTCCACTTTAAATCTTCCTTGTTTAAAAAACAACGACCCTTCCTTTGCTTTAGAGTGAAGCTTGAAGATCCATCTAGCGTGTTCTAATTCTTCTCTTGCTATTTTAGACCAAAAATCCTTTTGTTCGGAAAATTGATGAGCATATTCTCTATAGAGGCGGCCAATCTCTTTCTCATGTTCCGCCAATAGTTCTATTATTTCAATTTGTTTCTTTTCTAAATCCATGAACTATTCCTCTTGACTACTTTTCTATCTCTACTTGCTGCCCTTACCTTTATCGGATAACCTCCGGAAAATATTTTTATTCCCAAGCCGCATCTTTTCAAATTATTTCATCTTACTCCCATCGAAAAGATCATCAGAAAGACCGGTATTAACTTTTACATCAAGCGTATCTATGCTGAAAGAGCCCATTCCCGACATCATGGACTTCATCATCTGCATTGCCTGCTCTTGTTCCTTTTTTTCTTGCTCGCTTAAACCGGAGGTATCTATTTCCATTTTCATATTCATAACCAGCTGATAGGGATGAAGCATGGTGCCAACTTGCCGATAGTCTTTTAAATCTGTAGTTATTTCCGTATTCATAGCCATTCCTTCTGCTCCTGCCCCTGGTTTTGCTTTCATTACCATAAGCATACGAACAGGCATCCAGGTCTTACTGCTAATCCATAGCTTCCCTGAAGATTCCGCAGATCCTCCCGATTGTTCCCCTTGTGGAGAAAAATTCTGAGTATTTCCCATCACCTGCAGAGCATTATCAATTTGTAAGATATAAGTTTTCTCTCCGTCAATCTCTTCCTCTCCTAAATATTTACTCTTGTTCAAATCTATATTTTTCCAGATCTGTCCTGGATTATATTCAGATATTTTCTTCTCAATTTCCCCGGTCATCGGATTTTTTGTCCAATTATAATTTCCATCATAAATAGTAACTATAGCCATACCCATTACTTCTGATTCAGTACGGGTTTTGTAGATGACTTCCCCTTTTATTTCCGCTTTCTTATAATAGATAGTAGTTTCTCCTGCCATAGCAGCCACCCCTCCGCTGCCCTTTTGAACGATAGTATAATCATTAATTCCCTTCATCTGTTTTTCATAAGTTTTTTGCATATTGTTAATCACTTCTTGTAAGCTCATTCCGGCCACACAGGTACTGCCAAGGAATAATATTATGCAGACAATAACAATCCCAAAGGATATATTTTTATTTACTTTTAACATTTGATTCCTCCTTAGACTTCTTTTTTATTTTAATGCACACACTGGGTTCTATCCAGAATAAATTTATTTACTTTATCGCCTCCCTCTAAAGGCCTTCTACCTGCATATCCCGGGGATGTTCAATGGTAAAGGTATAAAATATTTCCTGCTTTTGCCGGGATTCTAATTCCAGTTCCCATAACCAGATCCCCTTCCGGTCTTCCCAGTCTTTTACTCCCGGTTCAAGACTTATCTCTTCTATCTTTATTTTAATTCGGTCGTCCTCGGAGACCGGCATAGCTTCGAATAGTTTTACTTTGATCTTCTTAGATTTGTAGTTCTCTACGCTAAGTTTATATTTATAAGTAGTGCGTTTGGTCCGCGAAGGAATCCCGGCAATCAGCGTTTCATCGACTTTCTTCTCCAGGCATTCCCTTTTTACTTTGACATTTTCATCGACCCCCAAATACAGATCAAACTCCTCGCTGGGTGCAATATTGCCCATGCCGGAAAATCCCACAAAATCACCCTCTAAAAATATATTGACCCGGCCAGCGAGCAATTGAAGATCTTCACTGTTGGTAACCCGTGAACCAAGGTAGGCAAAGGGGCTAACCCGGGGATAGCTTGAATATTCAAATTCGGCTGATAAGATTTGCGAAGATATAGGAAATTTATGTTCCGACTTATCAGATTTTACACTTACTTTGGAAGGGAGATTGTAGATTATTGCAATACCTTTTTCTTCGGCAGTGGCATATTTCATCTCTGACTCGGCCACCTCTTCCAAGGTTTCTGCTCCTTTTTTAAATGCTTCCGTTTGATATGCGGGTGCCGGTACCATAGATACTTTATCCCTAATTATTTCAGGCTGATAGGGTCTTAAAAACCAGGAATCAACATAAGGCATATTTCCTCCGGTTCTTGGCTTAGCGGTTGACAAGGCACAAGCTACCTCTACCCAATCTTCGCCGGTAACCTGTCTAATTACTCCGTAAGAAACCAATTCTACTTCGGATTTTTCGAAATTTGCGCGGGCATCGTATATGGGGTCCCAGGAAGCCCCTCCTACCAGGTAAGAAATTTTCAGGTCTATAGTCCCTTCTTTCAAAGCTTCCAATTCTACCATAATTGATCTTTGTATTTTCCTTTGTATCCCGGATATCTGAGACAATTCTCTCTTCAAAGTATCCAGTTTATTATTCAAATCCCTTATCTCAAATTCACAATCCAAAGACTGGTTGTAAATATCCTTTAATTCTGTATCTAAAAACCCAAGAATATTCTCCAAATCGCTTATTTGCGGCATATTGGTTATCAAATCTTGAGGGATTTGCGTATTGGAAAATAAAGTTATAGAGTTTAGAAACTTCTTCTTCTCAGCGAGAACGGTTTTCAGGTTTTGCAATCGGGTCATCTCGTCTTCTAATTTCTGGATCTCCTCTTTTAATTGCCTTATCCTTTCAGAAGGCACTTCTTCTAAATACTCTCTTTTAACCTGTGCTCCAAATAGTTTGATGAGCGCTGTTCCTTCCGCAGAAACCCTTAAAGAACTCTCGTCAACCTCAGGAATAATATTGGAAAAAACTACCGTATAAGTTCCCTGGTTAAGTTCAAGATGGGTAACCCGGTTGATCAAAGCAGAATCAGTATAGACACAAATCTCGCTAATCTCAGATTGCGCTTCAATCTCGGCAGCATAACCATTAACAGCCGCAAATAAAATCAATCCTAAACATAGAATCCATTTTGTTGGTTTATTCATCATTTCTAACTTCCTTTATTCTTTATTTTTCGCTC contains the following coding sequences:
- a CDS encoding FprA family A-type flavoprotein, whose amino-acid sequence is MAVKKIKKDIYWVGAIDWDRRLFDELIPLPEGTSYNAYLIKGQEKTALIDTVDPTKEDDLLDNLDDLEIEHLDYIVVNHAEQDHSGAAPLLLEMYPEAKVVTNEKCKNMLKDHLFVTEDRVITVKDNDTLDLGEKTLRFIIAPWVHWPETMLTYLEEDKILFSCDLFGAHLAESNLWVDDEPRVYFSAKRYYAEIMMPFRNNIKKHLERLNELEIKTIAPSHGQIYSHPEFILSAYQDWISDEVENEVIIPYVSMHGSVEEMVYILSEELMKKGITVKLFNLSRTDIGALAIALVDAATIVIASPTVLAGAHPQMISAVYLANALRPKLRFASVIGSYGWGGKMLENISAMIGNLKVEILSPVIIKGYPKEEDYNSLIKLAGEIAEKHKNL
- a CDS encoding High molecular weight rubredoxin, whose translation is MDLKALYNISYGIYIVSSKKENRINGQIANTVFQTTSEPATIAVCINKKNLTHEFITKSRVFAVSVLEQDTDMKFIGRFGFKSGRDEDKFKGVDYKIGRSGSPIVMENTLAYIETEVIGEMDAGTHTLFIGKVVEAENIKPGKPLTYDYYHQVQKGVSPKNAPTYIPKEEKSREKINTERKEFKKMSKFKCTVCGYIYESEKGDPESGVNPGTPFEDLPDDWVCPVCGASKDEFEEVN
- a CDS encoding desulfoferrodoxin, which produces MTKKLEIYKCEVCGNIVEVLHEGKGALVCCGQEMKLMKEQTADQTTEKHVPVMEKIPSGIKAIIGSTLHPMEEKHYIEWIQVVTEKGTSRKYLKPGDKPESFFKDVEGLKKIREYCNVHGLWEHTEGK
- a CDS encoding Rrf2 family transcriptional regulator produces the protein MKFITRNTDYAVRALCYITEQKQEVISGDQLVASLEMPRPFLRKILQTLNKEGLLNSSKGKGGGFALAASPEKITLFDIMKIFQGSIRLNEHKFKKNDCPFINDCLLKKKIDEIEQEVKEKLKSITIASITKKEVKVND
- a CDS encoding mucoidy inhibitor MuiA family protein, which encodes MMNKPTKWILCLGLILFAAVNGYAAEIEAQSEISEICVYTDSALINRVTHLELNQGTYTVVFSNIIPEVDESSLRVSAEGTALIKLFGAQVKREYLEEVPSERIRQLKEEIQKLEDEMTRLQNLKTVLAEKKKFLNSITLFSNTQIPQDLITNMPQISDLENILGFLDTELKDIYNQSLDCEFEIRDLNNKLDTLKRELSQISGIQRKIQRSIMVELEALKEGTIDLKISYLVGGASWDPIYDARANFEKSEVELVSYGVIRQVTGEDWVEVACALSTAKPRTGGNMPYVDSWFLRPYQPEIIRDKVSMVPAPAYQTEAFKKGAETLEEVAESEMKYATAEEKGIAIIYNLPSKVSVKSDKSEHKFPISSQILSAEFEYSSYPRVSPFAYLGSRVTNSEDLQLLAGRVNIFLEGDFVGFSGMGNIAPSEEFDLYLGVDENVKVKRECLEKKVDETLIAGIPSRTKRTTYKYKLSVENYKSKKIKVKLFEAMPVSEDDRIKIKIEEISLEPGVKDWEDRKGIWLWELELESRQKQEIFYTFTIEHPRDMQVEGL